One Arthrobacter sp. StoSoilB19 DNA window includes the following coding sequences:
- the rlmB gene encoding 23S rRNA (guanosine(2251)-2'-O)-methyltransferase RlmB, translated as MANNGRRSVKAKKGPTIGTGGHGRKALEGKGPTPKAEDRPYHKAHKAKQLAERSAAKRGTGARSAGAAKSGPKGRATEEVVTGRNSVVEALRAGIPAKALHVAIRIEMDDRVKESLKLAAERGIPLMETGKAELDRMTDDAVHQGLVLQIPPYDYQDAYELAEETVEKWKKGHVANAPLFVALDGITDPRNLGAIIRSVSAFSGHGVIVPERRSVGVTASAWKTSAGAAVRVPVARASNLNNALKQFKNMGIFVLGLDGDGDVSLPDLTLAKEPVCIVVGSEGKGLSRLVRENCDQIVSIPIDSAMESLNASMAVGISLYEVSRQRAAG; from the coding sequence ATGGCCAACAATGGTCGCCGATCGGTTAAAGCGAAGAAGGGCCCAACCATCGGAACCGGTGGCCATGGCCGCAAGGCCCTCGAGGGCAAGGGCCCCACGCCCAAGGCCGAGGACCGTCCGTACCACAAGGCACACAAAGCCAAGCAGCTGGCCGAGCGCTCCGCTGCCAAGCGCGGAACCGGTGCCCGCAGTGCCGGTGCCGCCAAGTCCGGACCCAAGGGCCGTGCCACCGAGGAAGTGGTGACCGGACGCAATTCGGTCGTAGAAGCGCTCCGCGCCGGCATCCCTGCCAAAGCCCTGCACGTTGCCATCCGCATCGAGATGGACGACCGGGTCAAGGAATCCCTGAAGCTCGCCGCCGAACGCGGCATCCCGCTGATGGAAACCGGCAAGGCGGAACTGGACCGGATGACGGACGACGCCGTCCACCAGGGCCTGGTGCTGCAGATCCCGCCTTACGATTACCAGGACGCCTACGAACTGGCCGAGGAAACCGTGGAGAAGTGGAAGAAGGGGCACGTCGCCAACGCGCCGCTCTTCGTTGCACTGGACGGCATCACGGACCCCCGGAACCTGGGTGCCATTATCCGCTCCGTCTCCGCCTTCAGCGGCCACGGCGTGATCGTGCCCGAGCGCCGCTCGGTGGGCGTCACCGCCTCGGCCTGGAAAACCAGCGCCGGCGCGGCGGTCCGCGTGCCCGTGGCCCGCGCCTCCAACCTGAACAACGCCCTGAAGCAGTTCAAGAACATGGGCATCTTCGTCCTGGGGCTCGACGGCGACGGCGACGTTTCGCTGCCTGACCTCACCCTGGCCAAAGAACCGGTGTGCATCGTTGTGGGCTCCGAGGGCAAGGGCCTGAGCCGCCTGGTCCGTGAGAACTGCGACCAGATCGTCTCCATCCCCATCGATTCCGCCATGGAGTCACTCAACGCGTCGATGGCAGTGGGCATCTCGCTGTACGAGGTCTCCCGCCAGCGCGCGGCGGGGTAA
- the glgP gene encoding alpha-glucan family phosphorylase has protein sequence MKAIRRFTVRTVLPEPIRPLARLASNLRWSWHRPTRELFAALNPRLWEESGQDPIGFLGMVSREEFQRLAADQSVVDRVRAAEEDLDRYLEEPRWYQGLGPDAPASIAYFSPEFGITEVLPQYSGGLGILAGDHLKAASDLGVPLIGVGLLYQAGYFKQSLSRDAWQQETYPVLDPDGLPLTLLREPSPDGNGKALQISLPLPNGRRLLAHIWRADVGRVPLLLLDSNVPGNDDAARSITDRLYGGGGDHRLQQELLLGMGGVKALRAFQKLTGCAAPEVFHTNEGHAGFLGIERIQELMSGEQALSFDEALAAGRASTVFTTHTPVPAGIDRFEINQISHFFQAGLAPAVPLDRILELGRENYADGNPSVFNMAVMGLRLAQRANGVAKLHGEVSRGMFSALWPGFDHSEVPITSVTNGVHVPTWVDSRISKLARDQFGSEAEALGKWDLAYNVSDADVWALRREMRAALVEDVRRRLRAAWKKRGAADAELGWTDSVLDPDVLTIGFARRVPTYKRLTLMLREPARLKALLLHKEHPIQLVIAGKSHPADDAGKKMIQDLVRFTDDPEVRHRIAFLPNYDIAMARTLFPGCDVWLNNPLRPLEACGTSGMKAALNGSLNLSVLDGWWDEMYDGENGWAIPTANNDASPEERDDIEAAALYELLETQVAPRFYGSTVSEGAGAAGPSTTRSEKVPTHWVSMIKHTLSHLGPAVSAERMLRDYVNILYRPAAEAGRSATANSYAQARALASWSAKVRLAWPQVHVEHVDSVGVSEDPQIGDTLQVNAYIALNALTPEDVCVEVAYGRAEENDALADITMMELQVKEDLGNGRHLFSGSLVIDRSGPFGYTVRVLPRHEALASKAELGLIVNA, from the coding sequence GTGAAGGCAATCCGCAGGTTTACGGTCCGTACAGTCCTCCCCGAGCCCATCCGGCCCCTGGCCAGGCTGGCCAGCAACTTGCGGTGGTCCTGGCACCGGCCCACGCGGGAGCTTTTCGCGGCACTGAACCCGCGCCTCTGGGAGGAAAGCGGGCAGGATCCCATCGGCTTCCTGGGAATGGTCAGCCGCGAGGAATTCCAGCGGCTCGCCGCGGACCAGTCAGTGGTGGACCGGGTGCGGGCTGCCGAAGAGGACCTCGACCGGTACCTTGAGGAACCCCGCTGGTACCAGGGCCTGGGCCCGGACGCCCCCGCCTCCATCGCCTACTTCTCCCCCGAGTTCGGCATTACCGAGGTCCTCCCCCAGTATTCGGGCGGCCTGGGCATCCTGGCCGGTGACCACTTGAAGGCTGCCTCGGACCTGGGTGTTCCCCTGATCGGGGTGGGCCTGCTGTACCAGGCGGGTTATTTCAAGCAATCACTCTCGCGCGATGCCTGGCAGCAGGAGACCTACCCGGTCCTGGATCCGGACGGGCTGCCCCTGACCTTGCTCCGCGAGCCGTCCCCCGACGGCAACGGCAAGGCCCTGCAGATCTCACTCCCCCTCCCCAACGGAAGGCGGCTGCTGGCACACATCTGGCGTGCCGACGTCGGACGCGTTCCCCTGCTCCTGCTGGACTCCAACGTGCCGGGCAACGACGATGCCGCCCGCAGCATCACGGACCGGCTGTACGGGGGCGGCGGCGACCACCGGCTGCAGCAGGAACTCCTGCTCGGCATGGGCGGCGTCAAGGCCCTGCGCGCTTTCCAGAAGCTGACAGGCTGCGCCGCACCGGAGGTGTTCCACACCAATGAAGGGCACGCCGGGTTCCTTGGGATCGAACGCATCCAGGAGCTGATGTCCGGTGAACAGGCCCTGAGCTTCGACGAAGCACTGGCCGCGGGGCGTGCCTCCACGGTGTTCACAACGCACACGCCCGTCCCGGCAGGCATTGACAGGTTCGAAATCAACCAGATCAGCCACTTCTTCCAGGCCGGCCTGGCTCCCGCGGTGCCGCTGGACCGGATCCTGGAACTGGGCAGGGAAAACTATGCGGACGGCAACCCGTCCGTCTTCAACATGGCGGTGATGGGCCTGCGCCTTGCCCAGCGCGCCAACGGCGTGGCCAAACTGCACGGCGAAGTGTCCCGCGGCATGTTCTCCGCCCTGTGGCCGGGCTTCGACCACTCCGAGGTGCCCATCACCTCGGTTACCAACGGCGTGCACGTACCCACCTGGGTGGACAGCCGCATCTCCAAACTGGCCCGCGACCAGTTCGGCAGCGAGGCGGAAGCGCTGGGCAAATGGGACCTGGCCTACAACGTCAGCGACGCCGATGTCTGGGCGCTCCGCCGGGAGATGCGGGCTGCGCTGGTGGAGGACGTCCGCCGCAGGCTGCGCGCTGCCTGGAAGAAGCGCGGCGCGGCCGACGCCGAGCTGGGCTGGACGGACAGCGTCCTGGACCCGGATGTGCTGACCATCGGTTTTGCCCGCCGGGTGCCCACTTACAAGCGGCTCACCCTGATGCTGCGCGAACCTGCCCGGCTCAAGGCGCTGCTGCTGCACAAGGAGCACCCCATCCAGCTGGTCATCGCTGGAAAGTCGCACCCTGCCGATGATGCCGGGAAGAAAATGATCCAGGACCTGGTGCGCTTCACGGACGATCCCGAGGTGCGGCACCGTATCGCGTTCCTGCCCAACTACGACATCGCCATGGCCAGGACCTTGTTCCCGGGCTGTGACGTCTGGCTGAACAACCCGCTGCGGCCGCTGGAGGCCTGCGGGACCTCCGGCATGAAGGCGGCGCTGAACGGCTCGCTGAACCTGTCCGTCCTGGACGGCTGGTGGGATGAGATGTACGACGGCGAGAACGGCTGGGCGATTCCCACCGCCAACAACGACGCCTCCCCCGAGGAACGCGACGACATCGAGGCGGCGGCGCTGTACGAGCTGCTTGAAACACAGGTGGCACCGCGCTTCTACGGGAGCACGGTATCCGAGGGGGCAGGAGCTGCCGGGCCTTCGACCACCAGGAGCGAGAAGGTCCCCACGCACTGGGTGTCCATGATCAAGCACACCCTGTCCCACCTGGGTCCGGCCGTTTCCGCGGAGCGCATGCTCCGCGACTACGTGAACATCCTGTACCGCCCCGCCGCCGAAGCCGGCCGCAGCGCCACCGCCAACTCCTATGCCCAGGCCCGTGCCCTGGCGTCGTGGTCGGCCAAGGTCCGCTTGGCCTGGCCCCAGGTGCACGTGGAGCACGTGGATTCCGTGGGTGTGTCCGAGGATCCGCAGATCGGCGACACACTGCAGGTCAACGCCTACATAGCGCTGAATGCCCTCACCCCCGAGGATGTCTGCGTGGAAGTGGCTTATGGCCGGGCCGAAGAGAACGACGCCCTGGCAGACATCACCATGATGGAGCTGCAGGTGAAGGAGGACCTTGGCAACGGACGGCACCTGTTCAGCGGTTCGCTGGTGATCGACCGCTCCGGACCGTTCGGATACACCGTCCGCGTACTGCCCCGGCATGAAGCACTGGCCTCCAAGGCGGAGCTGGGGCTGATCGTCAACGCTTAG
- the cysS gene encoding cysteine--tRNA ligase — MTLRFYDTASAEVRNFVPIVDGKVSLYYCGATVQGMPHVGHIRSAIAFDQLTRWLEYRGLRVTVVRNVTDIDDKILAKSEASFAPDFSPEVGEVPQEEWWALAYRYEQEFLKAYDTLGVSRPTYEPRATGHIPEMHALIQQLIDRGHAYPALDDSGDVYFDVRSWDTYGALTRQNIDDMQAAPDADPRGKKDPRDFALWKGSKEGEPATASWASPWGAGRPGWHLECSAMVTKYLGTAFDIHGGGLDLRFPHHENEMAQSQAAGHPFANFWMHNGMVTYQGEKMSKSIGNTISPAEMLELASPRVVRYYLGQAHYRSILDYRPTSLQEASAAVERIDGFISRAVRALSSDGTYTLATDGLVPEAFERAMDDDLNVPQALAVLHDTVRSGNTALTEDRLEDARQALHHVHDMLGVLGLNAVEGSAAAATREAEALGVLVEAQLAARAAARAQKDWAASDAIRDTLNQAGVVVEDGPDGATWSLKRD, encoded by the coding sequence GTGACCCTGCGCTTCTATGACACCGCCTCCGCCGAAGTCCGGAACTTCGTCCCCATCGTCGACGGCAAGGTCAGCCTCTACTACTGCGGCGCCACCGTCCAGGGCATGCCGCACGTGGGGCACATCCGCTCCGCCATCGCCTTTGACCAGCTCACCCGCTGGCTTGAGTACCGGGGCCTGCGCGTCACGGTCGTCCGCAACGTGACGGACATCGACGACAAGATCCTGGCCAAGTCCGAGGCTTCGTTCGCGCCGGACTTCAGCCCGGAGGTGGGCGAAGTGCCTCAGGAGGAATGGTGGGCGCTGGCGTACCGCTACGAGCAGGAATTCCTGAAGGCCTACGACACCCTTGGCGTCTCCCGGCCCACGTACGAACCCCGGGCCACCGGGCACATCCCCGAGATGCATGCCCTGATCCAGCAGCTCATTGACCGCGGCCATGCCTATCCTGCCCTGGATGATTCAGGGGACGTGTACTTCGACGTCCGTTCGTGGGACACTTACGGCGCACTGACCCGGCAGAACATCGATGACATGCAGGCAGCGCCCGACGCCGACCCCCGCGGCAAGAAGGACCCCCGCGACTTTGCGCTGTGGAAGGGCTCCAAAGAAGGGGAGCCGGCCACCGCCAGCTGGGCTTCGCCCTGGGGGGCAGGACGGCCCGGCTGGCACCTTGAGTGCTCGGCCATGGTCACCAAGTACCTGGGTACCGCATTCGATATCCATGGCGGCGGCCTGGACCTGCGCTTCCCGCACCACGAAAACGAGATGGCGCAGTCACAGGCGGCAGGACACCCGTTCGCCAACTTCTGGATGCACAACGGCATGGTGACCTACCAGGGCGAAAAGATGTCCAAGTCCATCGGCAACACCATCAGCCCCGCGGAGATGCTGGAACTCGCGTCGCCGCGGGTGGTGCGCTACTACCTCGGCCAGGCGCACTACCGCTCCATCCTGGACTACCGGCCCACCTCCCTGCAGGAGGCCTCGGCCGCCGTCGAACGCATTGACGGCTTCATCAGCCGGGCCGTGCGTGCACTTTCCTCTGACGGAACCTACACCCTTGCCACGGACGGGCTTGTTCCCGAGGCGTTCGAACGCGCCATGGATGACGACCTGAACGTCCCCCAGGCGCTGGCAGTACTCCATGACACCGTCCGCTCCGGAAACACCGCCCTCACTGAGGACCGGCTGGAGGACGCCCGGCAGGCGCTGCACCATGTCCACGACATGCTCGGGGTCCTGGGGCTGAACGCAGTCGAAGGCTCCGCTGCCGCGGCAACCCGGGAGGCCGAGGCCCTTGGCGTGCTGGTCGAAGCGCAGCTGGCCGCCCGCGCGGCTGCCCGGGCCCAAAAGGACTGGGCCGCCTCCGACGCCATCCGGGACACGCTCAACCAGGCCGGCGTCGTGGTGGAAGACGGCCCGGACGGCGCCACGTGGAGCCTCAAGCGGGACTGA
- the glgX gene encoding glycogen debranching protein GlgX: protein MVMPLFDTASAMDASSAVPLGVSVPRADSGGTRHHAGARANVACLAPGVSSLDIVYCPPGGQWRVQTLPNVTRGVHHGIVEDLPYGSHYGFCPTPDRQILPSGLPAGNGNGSGSQPLLLDPYGRGVDQRDGVLTSVRTATDFDWGSDERLRLPWRNTIVYEAHVRGQSMLHPDVPEELRGTYAGLAHPAVVEHLTSLGVTSVQLLPVHFHVDEPHLQDLGLTNYWGYNTAAFFALHPGYATRAAREEGPQAVQDEFKAMVKALHEAGLEVILDVVYNHTAEAGPGGPVLSFRGLGEDTYYRVDGHGRYIDTTGCGNTLNFADQRVVQLVTDSLRYWVDEYHIDGFRFDLAVTLCRDAANEFDPEHPFLTAVAADPVLSEVKLIAEPWDIGYGGWQTGRFPPGWVDWNDHFRDAVRTFWLADRAAIDTGGHGGTMAKLADALSGSASLFQASGRSRLASVNFVTAHDGFTMNDLVSYDRKHNEANGEENRDGHGDNRSYNHGVEGPTENGVILARRAQSRRNLMASLMVSLGVPMITAGDELARTQQGNNNAYCQDNAITWLDWTMTPEAHEMLRSTKRYIRLRKEFLAAQPHDFPVRDEQSYLYWFDQHGQPMSAERWNDPHHRVMQLLLGDDGGELAGLVVVNGSASDVTVTLPDAGRKNPSLFELRLTTSPRHKQRQGIQVASGETDLAEANSISIYRT from the coding sequence ATGGTCATGCCGCTCTTCGACACTGCTTCCGCCATGGATGCCTCCTCGGCTGTTCCCCTCGGTGTCAGCGTTCCGCGCGCTGATTCCGGCGGTACCCGCCACCACGCCGGCGCGCGCGCCAACGTCGCCTGCCTTGCCCCCGGGGTGTCCAGCCTGGACATCGTGTACTGCCCTCCGGGCGGCCAGTGGCGGGTCCAGACGCTGCCCAACGTTACGCGCGGCGTCCATCACGGCATTGTCGAGGACCTGCCCTACGGATCGCACTACGGCTTCTGTCCCACGCCGGACCGTCAAATCCTGCCCTCCGGGCTTCCTGCAGGCAATGGGAACGGTTCCGGCAGCCAGCCCCTGCTCCTGGACCCCTATGGCCGGGGAGTGGACCAGCGCGACGGCGTCCTCACCAGCGTCCGGACCGCAACCGACTTCGACTGGGGGTCGGACGAACGCCTGCGCCTTCCCTGGCGCAACACGATCGTGTACGAAGCCCATGTCCGTGGCCAGAGCATGCTCCATCCCGACGTGCCGGAAGAGCTGAGGGGCACCTATGCCGGCCTGGCCCACCCAGCCGTGGTGGAGCACCTGACCAGCCTGGGCGTTACCTCCGTCCAGCTCCTGCCCGTGCACTTCCACGTCGATGAGCCGCACCTGCAGGACCTGGGACTGACCAACTACTGGGGGTACAACACCGCTGCGTTCTTCGCCTTGCACCCCGGGTACGCCACCCGGGCCGCCCGGGAGGAAGGCCCGCAGGCTGTCCAGGATGAGTTCAAGGCCATGGTCAAGGCACTCCACGAGGCCGGGCTGGAGGTCATCCTCGACGTCGTCTACAACCACACCGCCGAGGCCGGACCGGGCGGGCCGGTCCTGAGCTTCCGCGGACTGGGGGAGGACACCTACTACCGCGTGGACGGTCACGGCAGGTACATCGACACGACGGGCTGCGGCAACACGCTGAACTTCGCGGACCAGCGCGTGGTCCAGCTGGTGACCGATTCCCTCCGGTACTGGGTGGACGAATACCACATTGACGGATTCCGGTTCGACCTGGCCGTCACGCTCTGCCGGGACGCCGCGAACGAATTCGACCCCGAACATCCCTTCCTCACCGCTGTCGCCGCCGACCCCGTGCTGTCCGAGGTCAAGCTGATTGCCGAGCCCTGGGACATTGGCTACGGAGGCTGGCAGACAGGCCGCTTCCCGCCCGGATGGGTGGACTGGAACGACCACTTCCGGGACGCCGTCCGTACCTTTTGGCTGGCAGACCGTGCCGCCATCGACACTGGCGGGCACGGCGGGACCATGGCCAAACTCGCCGACGCCCTGTCCGGTTCCGCCAGCCTCTTCCAAGCGTCCGGCCGGTCACGCCTGGCATCGGTCAACTTCGTCACCGCCCACGACGGCTTCACCATGAACGACCTCGTGTCCTACGACCGCAAGCACAACGAGGCCAACGGCGAAGAGAACAGGGACGGGCACGGGGACAACCGCAGCTACAACCACGGCGTGGAGGGCCCCACCGAGAACGGTGTGATCCTCGCCCGGCGGGCGCAGTCGCGGCGGAACCTGATGGCATCACTGATGGTTTCGCTGGGGGTTCCTATGATCACCGCCGGGGACGAGCTCGCCCGGACGCAGCAGGGGAACAACAACGCCTATTGCCAGGACAATGCCATCACCTGGCTTGACTGGACCATGACGCCGGAAGCGCACGAAATGCTGCGCAGCACCAAACGGTACATCCGCCTGCGCAAGGAGTTCCTGGCTGCCCAGCCGCATGATTTCCCGGTGCGGGACGAGCAGTCCTACCTCTACTGGTTCGACCAGCACGGCCAGCCCATGTCCGCTGAACGCTGGAACGATCCGCACCACCGCGTCATGCAGCTCCTGCTGGGTGACGACGGCGGCGAACTGGCCGGCCTGGTGGTAGTGAACGGCAGTGCCTCGGACGTCACGGTCACCCTGCCGGACGCCGGGAGGAAGAATCCAAGCCTGTTCGAGCTTCGGCTGACCACCTCGCCCCGCCACAAGCAGCGGCAAGGCATCCAGGTGGCTTCGGGGGAAACCGACCTGGCCGAGGCCAACTCCATCAGCATCTACCGCACGTAG
- a CDS encoding ribonuclease domain-containing protein produces the protein MRNRSILPLLLAVLVVLAIVAFGGAGLLGRQTEGTTPETASSRTPTPGGAATSPAAKQSPPQRGANPSSLPEIRESALPVEGRRVLGLIRAGGPFQYSQDQQVFGNFERVLPVRNRGYYREYTVPTPGEPDRGARRIVAGDGGEKYYTSDHYATFKYIAEGS, from the coding sequence ATGCGGAACCGCTCCATCCTCCCCCTGCTCCTGGCCGTGCTGGTAGTGCTGGCCATCGTGGCGTTCGGCGGTGCCGGGCTGCTGGGCCGGCAGACGGAAGGCACGACGCCGGAAACTGCTTCCAGCCGCACCCCCACACCGGGCGGAGCGGCAACGTCCCCGGCAGCGAAGCAGTCCCCGCCGCAGCGGGGCGCGAACCCGTCCAGCCTGCCGGAGATCAGGGAGTCCGCCCTTCCCGTGGAGGGCCGCCGGGTGCTGGGGCTGATCCGGGCGGGCGGTCCGTTCCAGTACAGCCAGGACCAGCAGGTGTTCGGCAACTTCGAGCGGGTCCTGCCGGTCCGGAACCGTGGCTACTACCGCGAGTACACCGTCCCCACCCCCGGCGAACCGGACCGGGGCGCACGGCGCATCGTCGCCGGTGACGGCGGGGAGAAGTATTACACCAGTGACCACTACGCAACGTTCAAGTACATAGCGGAAGGCAGCTAG
- the ispD gene encoding 2-C-methyl-D-erythritol 4-phosphate cytidylyltransferase: MSESPTRLVTAVILVAAGSGQRLGYGMPKAAVPLGGEPILIHALRGIVASGVASQVCVALPADDRGLRELCDDFRGELADGGPLLTIVDGGATRADSVRAGISALMDGIEAVLVHDAARALTPESVFHRVSDALAAGAAAVIPALPVVDTVKTVAATTGEDAAFAPEVVTGTARRQELRAVQTPQGFRIGALLQAHQAAQSLDQQQSAAVTDDAMLVEMLGTPVHAVRGSTQSLKITTPLDLIFAEGLLEGPLGARWVEG, encoded by the coding sequence ATGAGTGAATCACCCACGCGCCTGGTCACGGCCGTCATCCTCGTGGCCGCCGGTTCCGGGCAGCGCCTCGGCTACGGCATGCCCAAGGCCGCTGTTCCGCTCGGCGGCGAGCCCATCCTGATACATGCCCTGCGGGGCATTGTCGCGTCAGGAGTGGCGAGCCAGGTGTGCGTGGCGCTGCCTGCCGATGACCGGGGCCTGCGGGAGTTGTGTGACGACTTCCGTGGCGAGCTTGCCGATGGTGGTCCACTCCTGACGATTGTCGACGGCGGAGCCACCCGGGCCGACTCCGTCCGCGCAGGCATCTCGGCACTGATGGACGGCATCGAGGCGGTCCTGGTCCACGACGCCGCCCGCGCGCTCACGCCCGAATCCGTTTTCCACCGCGTCTCCGATGCCCTTGCCGCCGGCGCTGCCGCCGTCATTCCGGCGCTGCCCGTGGTAGACACCGTCAAAACGGTGGCCGCCACTACCGGGGAGGACGCGGCCTTTGCACCCGAAGTTGTCACGGGGACAGCCCGCCGCCAGGAGCTCCGGGCCGTGCAGACGCCCCAGGGTTTCCGGATCGGCGCGCTGCTGCAGGCGCACCAGGCCGCACAGTCCCTGGACCAGCAGCAGTCCGCGGCCGTCACCGACGACGCCATGCTGGTGGAGATGCTCGGCACCCCCGTCCATGCCGTCCGCGGATCAACGCAGTCCCTTAAGATCACAACGCCCCTTGACCTGATCTTCGCGGAAGGGCTCCTGGAAGGCCCGCTCGGCGCCCGGTGGGTGGAAGGATGA
- the ispF gene encoding 2-C-methyl-D-erythritol 2,4-cyclodiphosphate synthase translates to MVLPRTGVGIDVHAYAPEDSPRPLWLGGLLWPGERGLAGHSDGDAVAHAAADALFSAAGIGDLGTHFGTDRPEFAGASGATLLAEAARIVRAAGFEIGNVAVQFVANRPKFGPRREESQKVLSEAAGASVGVTATTSDGLGFTGRGEGISAVATALVYPQQPQPIS, encoded by the coding sequence ATGGTTCTGCCGCGCACCGGGGTGGGAATCGACGTCCATGCCTACGCGCCGGAAGACTCGCCCCGGCCCCTCTGGCTCGGTGGACTCCTATGGCCCGGCGAACGGGGCCTCGCCGGGCACTCAGATGGTGACGCCGTCGCCCATGCGGCCGCGGACGCCCTGTTCTCGGCCGCCGGTATCGGCGACCTTGGCACCCACTTCGGCACCGACCGCCCGGAGTTCGCCGGCGCATCCGGCGCCACCCTCCTGGCCGAAGCCGCCCGGATTGTCCGGGCAGCCGGGTTCGAAATTGGCAACGTTGCGGTGCAGTTCGTGGCCAACCGGCCCAAGTTCGGGCCGCGCAGGGAAGAATCCCAAAAGGTCCTCAGCGAAGCCGCAGGCGCCTCTGTGGGCGTCACGGCAACCACCAGCGACGGCCTGGGATTCACCGGACGCGGGGAAGGCATTTCGGCGGTGGCCACCGCGCTGGTGTACCCCCAGCAGCCCCAGCCCATCAGTTAG
- a CDS encoding barstar family protein encodes MRIFSGDTWTLEELQEQVADAGRRSVVVPPADSKRAVLETFGEVLDFPEHYGVNLDALNDSLHDFADSITDNGNPPVTVLWQVAAPFRSDRSFGIICEILQDAERYAGNDLAVTAVML; translated from the coding sequence ATGAGAATCTTCTCCGGCGACACCTGGACCCTGGAAGAACTGCAGGAACAGGTGGCGGATGCCGGCCGGCGCAGCGTGGTGGTCCCACCCGCGGACAGCAAACGCGCCGTCCTGGAAACCTTCGGTGAGGTCCTGGATTTTCCCGAACACTATGGCGTTAACCTGGACGCGCTGAACGACTCGCTCCACGACTTCGCGGACAGCATCACCGACAATGGCAACCCGCCCGTCACGGTCCTGTGGCAGGTGGCTGCCCCGTTCCGCAGCGACAGGTCGTTCGGGATCATCTGCGAAATCCTGCAGGACGCCGAACGGTACGCGGGCAATGACCTTGCCGTCACCGCCGTCATGCTCTGA
- a CDS encoding response regulator transcription factor, with protein sequence MSRILIVEDEESFSDPLSYLLGKEGFEVEVVDNGLDAITEFDRNGADLVLLDLQLPGLSGTEVCRQLRQRSSVPVIMLTAKDSEIDKVVGLELGADDYVTKPYSSRELVARVRAVLRRQGEPEELISSTVQAGPVRMDIERHVVSVDGQQVLLPLKEFELLEMLLRNSGRVLTRGQLIDRVWGSDYVGDTKTLDVHVKRLRGKIEPDPSAPRYLVTVRGLGYKFEP encoded by the coding sequence TTGAGCAGGATTTTGATTGTCGAGGACGAGGAGTCGTTCAGCGATCCCTTGTCCTATTTGCTGGGCAAAGAAGGGTTCGAGGTGGAGGTGGTGGACAACGGCCTTGATGCCATCACCGAATTCGACCGCAACGGCGCCGACCTGGTGTTGCTTGACCTGCAGCTCCCGGGCCTCTCCGGCACTGAGGTGTGCCGGCAGCTCCGCCAGCGCTCAAGCGTCCCCGTCATCATGCTGACCGCCAAGGACTCGGAAATCGACAAGGTGGTGGGCCTGGAACTCGGTGCTGACGATTACGTCACCAAGCCCTACTCCTCCCGCGAACTGGTGGCCCGCGTCCGGGCGGTATTGCGGCGCCAGGGGGAGCCTGAGGAGCTGATTTCCTCAACCGTCCAGGCCGGTCCGGTCCGCATGGACATCGAACGGCACGTGGTGAGCGTGGACGGCCAGCAGGTCCTGCTTCCCTTGAAGGAGTTCGAGCTCCTGGAGATGCTGCTGCGCAACTCGGGCAGGGTGCTGACCCGCGGCCAGCTCATCGACCGCGTCTGGGGCTCCGACTACGTGGGCGATACCAAGACCCTTGACGTCCACGTGAAGCGCCTCCGCGGCAAGATCGAACCCGATCCGTCCGCTCCCCGCTACCTGGTGACCGTCCGCGGCCTTGGGTACAAATTCGAGCCGTAG
- a CDS encoding CarD family transcriptional regulator, which yields MVFEVGETVVYPHHGAAKIEEIKMRTIKGEEKMYLKLKVAQGDLTIEVPAENVDLVGVRDVVGKEGLEHVFDVLRAEFTEEPTNWSRRYKANLEKLASGDVIKVAEVVRDLWRRDHDRGLSAGEKRMLAKARQILISELALAEKTDEEKAASVLDEVLAS from the coding sequence ATGGTATTTGAGGTCGGCGAGACAGTAGTTTACCCTCACCACGGTGCTGCGAAGATTGAAGAAATCAAGATGCGCACCATCAAGGGCGAAGAGAAGATGTATCTCAAGCTCAAGGTGGCTCAGGGTGATCTGACCATTGAAGTTCCAGCAGAGAACGTTGACCTTGTTGGGGTCCGGGACGTAGTGGGCAAGGAAGGCCTGGAGCACGTGTTTGATGTGCTCCGCGCCGAGTTCACCGAGGAACCCACCAACTGGTCACGCAGGTACAAGGCAAATCTGGAGAAGCTTGCTTCCGGTGACGTCATCAAGGTGGCAGAGGTCGTTCGCGACCTGTGGCGCCGGGATCACGACCGGGGCCTTTCCGCAGGCGAGAAGCGTATGCTGGCCAAAGCCCGTCAGATTCTGATTTCAGAACTGGCGCTGGCTGAAAAGACCGACGAGGAGAAGGCTGCAAGCGTTCTCGACGAGGTCCTGGCTTCCTAA